The following proteins are co-located in the Bosea sp. AS-1 genome:
- a CDS encoding RNA pyrophosphohydrolase, producing the protein MPAPELPDAASKSSLPFEAMRAEESLMRDQLNRPIELTFGDLIGDPIVHMMMKADGIDESDLLQAICAAAPMERPIKGSGTAIPKAKVKGRRQLRRGVGIMLVNRVGQVWVGQRIDTTAEAWQMPQGGIDHAETPLMAAQRELREELGTDNADIIAQSRTWHSYEIPSEILDRALSPRCRGQIQKWILMRFRGQDDEINISTEHPEFSAWKWVPVESLVELVVPFKREVYRAVTKEFEPYLREASRIR; encoded by the coding sequence ATGCCCGCTCCTGAACTGCCGGACGCCGCGTCGAAAAGTAGCCTACCCTTTGAAGCCATGCGGGCTGAGGAGAGCCTCATGCGAGATCAGCTCAACCGACCGATCGAGCTCACCTTCGGCGATCTCATCGGGGATCCGATCGTCCACATGATGATGAAAGCAGACGGGATCGACGAGAGCGACTTGCTGCAAGCCATTTGCGCGGCGGCGCCGATGGAACGACCTATCAAAGGTAGCGGCACAGCCATCCCGAAGGCCAAGGTCAAGGGGCGACGTCAACTTCGACGCGGTGTCGGCATTATGCTGGTCAATCGAGTGGGGCAGGTCTGGGTCGGCCAACGCATCGACACGACAGCCGAGGCTTGGCAGATGCCCCAAGGTGGCATTGATCATGCCGAAACTCCCTTGATGGCGGCCCAGCGCGAACTTCGCGAGGAACTGGGCACGGACAATGCCGACATCATTGCCCAGTCGCGCACCTGGCATTCATACGAGATCCCGAGCGAAATTCTCGATCGCGCTCTGTCACCTCGCTGCCGCGGGCAGATCCAGAAATGGATACTGATGCGCTTTCGCGGGCAGGACGACGAGATCAATATCTCGACGGAGCATCCGGAGTTCTCCGCCTGGAAATGGGTGCCGGTCGAAAGCCTTGTTGAGCTTGTGGTGCCCTTCAAACGCGAAGTCTACCGAGCCGTAACAAAGGAATTTGAACCCTATCTGAGGGAAGCTTCGCGCATTCGATAA
- a CDS encoding DNA mismatch repair protein MutS, producing the protein MRLADRRPRPETTDRGVGAFTTILFPPGLETLRAERSEEPECFVDLNLDQVVASAVAKRDEDVLRPIFYSPCRNEGVVRYRQAVFADLERPEIFAIFPLFGDAMRSVHANLHYAGEISTRSHRNTVILRAAGLYCEAISAFLHNLTLLDLKSPGLSGLRSYLAGYTRSPAFVQLLSETESLRETLSGVSFGMLFSGDKVKVRKYASEPDYTTIILDRFAKFRESEIAPPSPSKPKDDFSLNHIEEGILEFVSRLFPEEFGSLDAYVARQGEFIDEVVARFGREIGFYVAYLDFIRPLRRAGLPFCHPAVSVSSKATEVTESFDLALATKIVAEKGTVVGNDFQLSGAERLLVVSGPNQGGKTTFARMFGQLHFLAGLGCPVPGKAAQLFLPDRIFTHFEREEDIENLRGKLEDELVRLHRSCRAMTGDSVIVLNEIFNSTSLEDQVFLSTQVLERILAVDAIGVCVTFLDALSTLSEKTVSMVSTVDPDEPARRTFRIIRKPADGLAYALSLAEKRGVTYAKLRTRVRP; encoded by the coding sequence GTGCGTCTCGCCGACAGGAGGCCCCGTCCCGAAACGACCGACCGTGGCGTGGGTGCCTTCACCACGATCCTGTTCCCACCGGGCCTGGAAACCCTACGCGCGGAGCGGAGCGAAGAACCCGAATGCTTCGTCGACCTGAACCTGGATCAGGTCGTGGCGTCCGCCGTCGCCAAGCGCGACGAGGACGTCCTTCGTCCCATCTTCTATTCCCCTTGTCGGAACGAAGGTGTCGTCCGCTACCGTCAGGCTGTCTTCGCCGATCTGGAGCGGCCGGAAATTTTCGCGATCTTCCCGCTGTTCGGCGACGCGATGCGCAGCGTTCACGCCAACCTGCACTATGCCGGCGAAATCTCCACCAGGAGTCACAGGAACACGGTCATCCTGCGCGCCGCCGGTCTCTATTGCGAAGCTATATCTGCGTTCCTGCACAATTTGACGCTTCTAGATCTGAAGTCCCCTGGCCTCTCGGGCCTCCGCTCCTACCTGGCGGGATACACGCGCTCGCCGGCATTCGTTCAACTCTTGAGTGAAACCGAAAGCCTCCGTGAGACGCTATCGGGTGTCAGCTTCGGCATGTTGTTCAGCGGCGACAAGGTGAAGGTGCGCAAGTATGCATCCGAGCCGGACTACACCACGATCATTCTGGATCGCTTCGCGAAGTTTCGCGAAAGCGAGATCGCCCCACCAAGCCCGTCGAAGCCGAAGGATGATTTCTCCCTCAACCACATCGAGGAAGGGATCCTGGAGTTCGTAAGCCGGCTGTTTCCAGAGGAGTTCGGCAGCCTCGACGCCTACGTCGCGCGACAGGGCGAATTCATCGACGAGGTCGTGGCGAGGTTCGGCCGCGAGATCGGCTTCTATGTCGCCTATCTCGATTTCATCCGCCCACTTCGGAGGGCTGGATTGCCGTTCTGCCATCCCGCCGTGTCCGTGAGCTCCAAGGCGACCGAGGTGACGGAGAGTTTCGACCTCGCGCTGGCCACGAAGATCGTCGCCGAGAAAGGCACCGTCGTCGGAAACGACTTCCAGCTTTCCGGGGCCGAGCGTCTGCTCGTAGTCTCCGGTCCCAATCAGGGCGGGAAGACGACCTTTGCCCGGATGTTCGGGCAACTGCACTTCCTTGCCGGTCTCGGTTGCCCCGTACCCGGGAAGGCGGCGCAGCTCTTTCTGCCGGACCGGATATTCACGCATTTCGAGCGCGAGGAAGACATCGAGAACTTGCGCGGTAAGCTCGAAGACGAGCTCGTACGCCTGCACCGAAGCTGCCGAGCCATGACCGGCGACAGCGTCATCGTCCTCAATGAGATCTTCAATTCGACCAGTCTCGAGGATCAGGTCTTCCTGAGCACGCAGGTGCTCGAACGCATTCTTGCTGTCGATGCCATCGGCGTTTGCGTGACCTTCCTCGATGCGCTTTCGACCCTGAGCGAGAAGACGGTCAGCATGGTCAGCACCGTCGATCCCGACGAGCCGGCACGCCGCACCTTCCGGATCATCCGCAAGCCCGCCGATGGTCTCGCCTATGCGCTTTCGCTCGCCGAGAAACGCGGCGTGACCTACGCGAAGCTGCGTACCAGGGTGCGCCCATGA
- a CDS encoding dynamin family protein: protein MKRRNERIDDDKPREAGATFPNSSQRSLVEIAEAARSTIHHPTAAQRRLLRQLEHQAHRLGEQVFQLAVLGQFKRGKSSLLNALIGQPLLSAGVLPLTSVPTFLTAGTDLRIRLTSLSGGREERKVATIDELAKEIAAATTEEQNPRNEKRVRRVDVGLRESPWLEDVTLVDTPGIGSTQTYNTDAAYAVLPECDAALFVCSIDPPITEVELGYLSRICQTVPRVIVVLNKIDLVDEEDREKARAFLASIIAERPEAQIDRRIFPVSARQALAARRSGDDAALEASGLLELERHLRADLIERKRQILASSIANKMAVITHAFAADTAMMVSALSLPLSELDAKAAAFAQAAMDFERERVGLEDTFNGEWRRAAARLDGLCETVGERAQKQLDAVIISLGDKDIVENGRSIVGAAMTEIFDREFTALATTVESELAITVEGQQKRYRDLAARVGEAAGTLLDVPMPPAVPDDWVRIKRDFHWLSERRTENIGSLTMDGLARLLPAALRRRRQRKQFREAVANALMRNLSDLNWEMRQNIDDSFRGLLAAARAAVEISLSSTRELLGIVRERRRLEGVSMEQEIEAAKTAERRIAELDAELGRYREQFREGGSLALNAS, encoded by the coding sequence GTGAAGAGACGAAACGAACGGATTGACGACGACAAGCCGCGCGAGGCAGGCGCCACGTTCCCGAACTCGTCCCAGCGGAGTCTCGTCGAAATCGCTGAGGCCGCGAGAAGCACGATCCATCATCCGACTGCGGCGCAGCGGCGACTTCTGAGGCAACTCGAGCACCAGGCGCATCGGTTGGGAGAGCAAGTCTTCCAGTTAGCCGTCCTCGGCCAGTTCAAGCGCGGCAAGAGCAGCCTGCTCAATGCGTTGATCGGTCAACCGTTGTTGAGCGCGGGGGTTCTGCCGCTGACCTCCGTGCCGACCTTTCTGACGGCAGGCACCGATTTGCGGATTCGCCTAACCTCCCTGTCCGGTGGCAGGGAAGAGCGGAAAGTCGCGACCATCGACGAACTGGCCAAGGAAATCGCCGCCGCGACGACCGAGGAGCAGAACCCGCGCAACGAGAAGCGAGTGCGCCGCGTGGATGTCGGGCTTCGCGAAAGTCCATGGCTCGAAGACGTGACTCTGGTCGACACACCGGGCATCGGCTCGACGCAAACTTACAACACGGATGCCGCCTATGCCGTGCTACCGGAGTGCGATGCAGCGCTCTTCGTCTGCTCCATCGACCCTCCGATCACCGAGGTCGAACTCGGCTATCTCTCCCGTATCTGTCAAACAGTGCCGCGCGTCATCGTGGTGCTCAACAAGATCGATCTCGTCGACGAGGAGGACAGGGAGAAGGCGCGGGCCTTCCTGGCCTCGATCATTGCGGAACGGCCGGAGGCACAAATCGACCGCCGCATCTTTCCGGTTTCGGCTAGGCAAGCGCTGGCCGCCCGGCGTTCCGGCGATGATGCCGCCCTGGAGGCCAGTGGGCTGCTCGAGCTGGAACGTCACCTGCGCGCCGACCTGATCGAACGAAAGCGCCAAATCCTGGCCTCGTCGATAGCCAACAAGATGGCCGTCATCACTCATGCGTTTGCCGCCGATACGGCCATGATGGTCAGTGCGCTTTCGCTACCGCTCAGCGAACTCGACGCCAAGGCTGCGGCGTTCGCACAGGCGGCCATGGACTTCGAGCGTGAGCGTGTCGGCCTGGAGGACACGTTCAACGGTGAATGGCGGCGGGCCGCTGCGCGCCTCGACGGCCTCTGCGAAACGGTCGGCGAAAGGGCGCAGAAGCAGCTCGACGCCGTGATCATCAGCCTGGGCGACAAGGACATAGTCGAGAACGGTCGTTCGATCGTCGGTGCGGCCATGACCGAGATATTCGATCGGGAATTCACGGCCTTGGCGACAACGGTGGAATCCGAACTCGCGATCACCGTCGAAGGCCAGCAAAAGCGCTATCGGGATCTCGCCGCCCGTGTCGGCGAGGCCGCGGGGACGCTGCTCGATGTGCCGATGCCGCCCGCGGTGCCGGATGACTGGGTCCGGATCAAGCGTGATTTCCATTGGCTTTCAGAGAGGCGAACCGAGAACATCGGTTCCTTGACGATGGACGGGCTGGCGCGACTGCTGCCCGCGGCGTTGCGACGGCGTCGGCAGCGAAAGCAGTTTCGTGAAGCCGTCGCCAACGCCCTGATGCGGAACCTCTCCGACCTGAATTGGGAGATGCGCCAGAACATCGACGATTCCTTTCGCGGCCTGTTGGCTGCTGCCCGCGCGGCGGTCGAGATCAGCTTATCCTCAACCCGGGAGCTTCTCGGAATCGTGCGGGAGCGGCGCCGTCTGGAAGGCGTTTCCATGGAGCAGGAGATCGAAGCGGCAAAAACAGCCGAGCGACGGATCGCCGAGCTCGACGCCGAGCTCGGCCGGTATCGGGAGCAGTTTCGCGAGGGCGGCTCGCTTGCACTCAATGCATCATGA
- a CDS encoding universal stress protein, with product MAVIEEASSARRCLTVAQRAAQLARSMPLAALHICVDPAKLITAAEEYDIQRMRELEEGTAGERLARARHVFEGWASFSGAEVRWLEHVGAVESSLLAESKDAALIVIAQPHNLDSGDALHAAIFGSGRLVLFVPTEGALPTVLGDHMVIAWKPRTQARKTVMSALPWLQAAKRVTVVTVDENAAGQDCTEIIEMLQEHGISAEVRHGRTERGQHIALRLLSEAESIGADSIVMGAFRFGQIFEWVFGGVTHEVLRRTRLPVFMMH from the coding sequence ATGGCGGTAATCGAGGAAGCGTCCTCAGCCAGGCGCTGCCTGACGGTTGCGCAACGCGCTGCCCAGCTCGCCCGCTCAATGCCCCTGGCGGCGCTCCATATCTGCGTCGATCCGGCCAAATTGATCACGGCGGCCGAGGAGTACGATATCCAGAGGATGCGCGAACTCGAGGAAGGAACCGCTGGGGAGCGGCTCGCCCGGGCGCGTCACGTCTTCGAAGGTTGGGCGTCGTTCTCGGGTGCCGAGGTCCGCTGGTTGGAACATGTCGGCGCAGTTGAATCCTCACTGCTCGCCGAATCCAAGGACGCCGCCCTAATCGTGATCGCGCAACCGCATAATCTCGATTCCGGTGATGCGCTGCATGCCGCAATCTTCGGCTCGGGCCGACTGGTCCTGTTCGTTCCGACCGAAGGGGCGCTTCCTACGGTGCTCGGCGACCATATGGTCATCGCCTGGAAACCGCGCACGCAGGCTCGCAAGACAGTGATGAGCGCCCTGCCCTGGCTACAAGCGGCCAAGCGCGTCACGGTGGTGACGGTCGATGAAAACGCGGCGGGCCAGGATTGCACGGAGATCATCGAGATGCTTCAGGAGCACGGCATATCGGCCGAGGTGAGGCACGGACGGACGGAACGCGGCCAGCATATCGCTTTGCGCCTTCTTTCCGAGGCCGAGTCTATCGGTGCCGACTCGATCGTCATGGGCGCGTTCCGCTTTGGCCAGATCTTCGAATGGGTTTTCGGCGGCGTCACCCATGAAGTGCTGCGTCGAACCCGGTTGCCGGTCTTCATGATGCATTGA
- a CDS encoding DUF190 domain-containing protein, with translation MTNDILMVRIYLSETNHGKRKTLMQEILTLLQERHAVQGVTVFRGIAGFGASGEVRADDILRLSVDLPLVIEFFDEPKVAEAAIALLDDLIPGGHIVSWPARRYGTTALPMRQA, from the coding sequence ATGACCAACGATATCCTGATGGTCCGCATCTATCTCAGCGAGACCAATCACGGAAAACGCAAGACGCTGATGCAGGAGATCCTGACGCTGCTCCAGGAGCGTCACGCGGTACAGGGCGTCACCGTCTTCCGCGGCATCGCCGGCTTCGGCGCCAGCGGCGAGGTCCGGGCCGACGACATCCTCAGGCTGAGCGTCGACCTACCGCTCGTCATCGAGTTCTTCGACGAGCCGAAGGTCGCGGAGGCGGCAATCGCCCTGCTCGACGATCTCATCCCGGGTGGCCACATCGTCTCCTGGCCCGCTCGGCGCTACGGCACGACGGCATTGCCGATGAGACAAGCCTGA
- the crcB gene encoding fluoride efflux transporter CrcB produces the protein MWTYLAIAFFGVLGCWARFAQTNLVQAVYGRDFPYATLSINVMACFAMGFLFIETLERLTISPTLRTGILTGFIGGYSTFSTFEMETLLLAEGGEILKAVIYVVISVVLGFVAAFAGAYIARNL, from the coding sequence ATGTGGACCTATCTCGCAATCGCATTTTTCGGAGTGCTCGGATGCTGGGCCCGGTTCGCCCAGACGAACCTGGTGCAGGCCGTCTACGGACGCGACTTCCCCTATGCCACGCTCAGCATCAACGTGATGGCCTGCTTTGCCATGGGATTTCTGTTCATCGAGACGCTGGAACGGCTGACGATCTCGCCGACGCTCAGGACCGGGATCCTCACCGGGTTCATCGGCGGCTACTCGACCTTTTCGACGTTCGAGATGGAGACGCTGCTGCTCGCCGAAGGAGGCGAGATCCTCAAGGCCGTCATCTACGTGGTCATCTCGGTCGTGCTCGGCTTCGTCGCGGCCTTCGCAGGAGCCTACATCGCGAGAAATCTCTGA
- a CDS encoding proton-conducting transporter membrane subunit, producing MASQLLLITAVLWAAGAVLGIAGATAIGRLALALGAVSGVAAAIASLPEASAAVTLPGSLMAEAVPFRIEPQGLWLMGFGLVPAGFACALASPVPDGRRGWLFGAGLSLLGALGVFGLRNGAALLIAWEAMSLGGAVMILSDNLGRGRGRTILFMLALLELGAVALVLAIALLGWQSSSLLFSTFGTGATAVPQSMMIGIGILLLVGFGAKLGLLPFYEWFPGAYGSGSGASGAIMSGVVLNAAFFALARALTDWLPGTGSEDFPVLATVTVIIGTFSAILTIFYAFQQDDWRCLLSFSSAENASIAVVALGASMLFHHYGLGDLAGLAWTVALLHLAGHALAKGALFLAADGLYKANGTYHIAYGGAGSHWLFGIGALLAAMSLAAMPPTAGFVSEWFVFQTVFQGFHLPNLGGRLVLALTGAGLALTAAVAFATFVKLVGLGVLSRDAARPAPIERRYSVSAGVLGLAVLALAVGMPLWLGSLDGATASRFGSAAATQMHDGALLVPLTAKFAFISPSLLIIVMPLLALLPIILILGTKRRAIRRTPVWYGGLTPDPSRASTTTLTFSNAMRTFYSFVYRPTADTERDADAGGYFVRKLSFEHDVAPIFGPLLFQPAVRLVRVVSARLRPLQSGQLNFYLGLIGLLLVLVLSLTLF from the coding sequence ATGGCTAGCCAGCTTCTCCTCATCACTGCGGTTCTCTGGGCGGCCGGAGCCGTTCTGGGTATCGCGGGCGCGACGGCGATCGGCCGCCTCGCCCTGGCGCTCGGCGCCGTGTCGGGTGTCGCTGCGGCCATTGCGAGCCTCCCGGAAGCGAGCGCCGCCGTGACGCTCCCCGGCAGCTTGATGGCCGAGGCGGTGCCCTTTCGGATCGAGCCCCAGGGGCTGTGGCTGATGGGATTCGGCCTCGTGCCCGCTGGCTTCGCTTGCGCCCTCGCCTCACCCGTTCCGGACGGCCGACGCGGTTGGCTTTTCGGTGCGGGACTGAGCCTTCTCGGCGCGCTGGGCGTCTTCGGACTCCGGAATGGCGCGGCGCTCCTCATCGCCTGGGAAGCCATGAGCCTCGGCGGCGCCGTCATGATCCTGTCGGATAACCTCGGACGCGGTCGCGGGCGCACCATTCTGTTCATGCTGGCGCTGCTTGAACTCGGCGCGGTCGCTCTCGTTCTTGCGATCGCGCTGCTGGGTTGGCAGAGCTCGAGCTTGCTGTTTTCGACATTCGGCACCGGCGCCACCGCGGTGCCGCAATCGATGATGATCGGGATCGGCATCCTGCTTCTTGTCGGCTTCGGCGCGAAACTGGGCCTGTTGCCGTTCTACGAATGGTTCCCGGGAGCCTATGGCTCGGGCAGCGGCGCTTCCGGCGCGATCATGTCCGGCGTGGTGCTGAACGCCGCTTTCTTCGCCCTGGCGCGCGCCTTGACGGATTGGCTTCCCGGAACGGGGTCCGAAGACTTTCCCGTGCTTGCGACCGTCACCGTCATCATCGGCACGTTCAGCGCCATCCTGACGATCTTCTATGCCTTCCAGCAGGACGACTGGCGCTGCCTGCTCAGCTTCTCCTCAGCGGAGAACGCCTCGATCGCGGTGGTCGCCCTGGGCGCCTCCATGCTGTTCCACCACTACGGCCTCGGCGATCTTGCCGGTTTGGCCTGGACGGTGGCGCTACTGCACCTGGCCGGCCACGCTCTCGCCAAGGGCGCACTGTTTCTGGCGGCCGACGGTTTATACAAGGCCAATGGAACCTATCACATCGCCTATGGGGGAGCCGGCAGCCACTGGCTTTTCGGCATCGGCGCGCTGCTCGCGGCGATGAGCCTCGCCGCGATGCCGCCCACGGCGGGCTTCGTCAGCGAATGGTTCGTGTTCCAGACGGTCTTCCAGGGCTTCCACCTGCCCAATCTCGGCGGCCGCCTCGTGCTCGCGCTGACAGGGGCGGGCCTCGCACTCACCGCAGCCGTGGCTTTCGCGACCTTCGTCAAGCTCGTTGGGCTCGGTGTCCTGTCACGTGATGCGGCACGCCCGGCTCCGATCGAGCGAAGGTATTCCGTTTCCGCTGGCGTGCTGGGGCTAGCCGTCCTGGCACTGGCGGTCGGCATGCCGCTTTGGCTCGGCTCGCTCGACGGAGCTACGGCCTCGCGGTTCGGATCCGCGGCAGCGACGCAGATGCACGACGGCGCATTGCTGGTCCCCCTCACCGCGAAGTTCGCGTTCATCTCGCCGAGCCTGCTGATCATCGTCATGCCGTTGCTCGCCCTCTTGCCCATCATCCTGATCCTGGGGACTAAGAGACGGGCCATCCGACGGACGCCGGTCTGGTATGGCGGCCTCACGCCCGACCCGTCCCGCGCCTCGACGACGACGCTCACTTTCTCGAATGCGATGCGGACCTTCTACAGCTTCGTCTATCGCCCCACGGCCGATACCGAGCGCGATGCCGATGCCGGCGGATATTTCGTCAGGAAGCTGAGCTTCGAACATGACGTGGCGCCGATCTTCGGGCCGCTGCTGTTCCAGCCGGCGGTCAGGCTGGTTCGGGTCGTGTCCGCGAGGTTGCGGCCGCTGCAATCGGGGCAACTGAATTTCTACCTCGGCCTGATCGGCCTGCTGCTGGTGCTCGTCCTGAGCCTGACGCTGTTCTGA
- the nuoB gene encoding NADH-quinone oxidoreductase subunit NuoB, producing the protein MALWTLFGLMSGKATTPWPGEGGNDGQDGILGMPRYNPEACLDGCQECAAICPTHAIEARDNGLAIDYGRCITCQLCTEVCPSGAMEPSGDWAFGVRERDDLIWSGRGARERPQPHGGRQAFKRSLHIRHVDAGSCNGCESELQALNNPFYNLHRLGIFFTASPRFADLLLVTGPVTSAMYEPLMAAYEAMAEPRWVMAVGTCAVSGGLSGGNYACGTGLDGVLPVDVYLPGCPPNPAAIIEALLMFLDRAPQRVSGGQIDG; encoded by the coding sequence ATGGCACTTTGGACACTCTTCGGTCTGATGAGCGGGAAGGCCACGACGCCTTGGCCGGGAGAGGGCGGGAACGACGGCCAGGACGGTATCCTCGGCATGCCGCGCTACAATCCCGAAGCCTGCCTCGACGGTTGCCAGGAATGCGCCGCCATCTGTCCGACCCATGCGATCGAAGCCCGCGACAACGGTCTCGCGATCGATTACGGGCGCTGCATTACCTGCCAACTCTGCACCGAAGTCTGCCCGAGCGGCGCGATGGAGCCGTCGGGCGACTGGGCCTTCGGGGTCAGGGAACGCGATGATCTCATCTGGTCCGGTCGAGGTGCCCGGGAACGGCCGCAGCCTCACGGCGGGCGCCAGGCGTTCAAGCGCAGCCTCCATATCCGCCATGTCGATGCCGGTTCCTGCAACGGCTGCGAGTCCGAATTGCAGGCGCTGAACAACCCCTTCTACAATCTGCACCGGCTCGGGATCTTCTTCACGGCCTCGCCGCGCTTCGCCGATCTCCTACTGGTCACGGGTCCCGTCACCAGCGCCATGTACGAGCCGCTCATGGCGGCCTACGAAGCCATGGCGGAACCCCGATGGGTCATGGCGGTGGGCACCTGCGCGGTCTCGGGCGGGCTCTCTGGCGGGAACTATGCCTGCGGTACCGGCCTCGACGGCGTGTTGCCGGTCGACGTCTATCTTCCCGGCTGTCCGCCCAATCCGGCCGCGATCATCGAAGCGCTGCTGATGTTCCTCGACCGCGCGCCGCAGCGCGTCAGCGGAGGGCAGATCGATGGCTAG
- a CDS encoding nickel-dependent hydrogenase large subunit, with protein sequence MIGTRVKELSPSDLRPSAEALTASGGRLQFAYALRPAGDPQVRYVCAIPSQYEFETWIVTGHRELPSLAPVLPLIGWYEREMMDLYGLTFTDHPEPYPLVLRPGDGTHLNGHDLGHPGIDGVGPRNGQPHLPDVDAADVQYLPFGPIRADVLESAEFTFLYVGEHIIHYHPRLFFKHRGMEMCFEGEEPRVGVVIAERVSAVGSVGHALAYCEAVERAAHCEIPPRARALRVLLAELERLYNHLHYLGHLCHTTTLKVGEAQGKLLEETAKQLNAQFTGSRFLRGLLTPGGLRRDLDPRQWLGDALEKLRQDYVAYADRLEASESHLDRLITTGQLSRRIAFDQGATGPIERASGLDRDLRRDHAYAGYDGLPLTVPVLDDGDAYARQRVRMAEIETSFALCQRILLLLEPGPVRTDCRPAPETAGLGWTEGPRGSLFYAIHIGPDGRLARVKIKSPSFSNWRAFPFTVHDSNMMDYAINEASFGLTMAGCDR encoded by the coding sequence ATGATCGGAACGCGCGTCAAGGAGCTATCCCCGTCCGATCTTCGTCCGAGCGCCGAGGCGCTGACGGCGAGCGGCGGCCGCCTGCAATTCGCCTATGCCCTGAGGCCCGCCGGTGACCCGCAGGTTCGATATGTCTGCGCAATCCCGAGCCAGTACGAATTCGAGACCTGGATCGTCACCGGTCATCGCGAGTTACCCAGCCTCGCGCCCGTGCTGCCGCTGATCGGCTGGTACGAGCGGGAGATGATGGACCTCTACGGACTGACCTTTACCGATCACCCCGAGCCCTATCCGCTGGTACTGCGCCCGGGCGACGGCACCCATCTCAACGGTCACGACCTCGGCCATCCCGGCATCGACGGCGTCGGCCCACGCAACGGACAGCCGCATCTCCCCGATGTCGACGCCGCCGACGTGCAATACCTCCCCTTCGGCCCGATCCGGGCCGATGTGCTGGAATCGGCGGAGTTCACCTTCCTCTATGTCGGCGAGCACATCATCCACTACCACCCGCGCCTGTTCTTCAAGCATCGCGGCATGGAGATGTGCTTCGAGGGCGAGGAGCCGCGGGTGGGCGTGGTCATCGCCGAACGGGTCTCGGCCGTCGGGTCGGTCGGACATGCATTGGCCTATTGCGAGGCCGTCGAGCGTGCCGCCCATTGCGAAATCCCGCCGCGCGCCAGAGCGTTGCGCGTGCTGCTGGCCGAGTTGGAGCGGCTCTACAACCATCTCCACTATCTGGGCCATCTCTGCCACACGACGACGCTCAAGGTCGGCGAGGCGCAAGGCAAGCTGCTTGAGGAAACCGCCAAGCAGCTCAATGCCCAGTTCACCGGCAGCCGCTTCCTGCGCGGCTTGCTCACCCCCGGCGGACTGCGCCGCGATCTCGATCCAAGACAATGGCTGGGTGATGCCCTGGAGAAGCTTCGCCAGGACTATGTCGCCTATGCCGATAGGCTGGAGGCTTCGGAAAGCCATCTCGACCGTTTGATCACGACAGGACAGCTATCCAGGCGCATCGCCTTCGACCAGGGCGCGACCGGACCGATCGAGCGCGCATCCGGTCTCGATCGCGACCTGCGGCGGGACCACGCCTACGCCGGGTATGACGGCCTGCCCCTGACGGTGCCGGTCCTCGATGACGGCGACGCGTATGCGCGTCAGCGCGTCAGGATGGCGGAGATCGAGACATCCTTCGCGCTTTGCCAGCGCATCCTGCTGCTGCTCGAACCCGGCCCGGTCCGGACCGACTGCCGCCCCGCTCCCGAAACGGCAGGGCTCGGCTGGACTGAGGGCCCGCGCGGATCCCTGTTCTACGCCATCCACATCGGCCCGGACGGGCGGCTCGCCCGGGTCAAGATCAAGTCGCCGTCCTTCTCGAACTGGCGGGCTTTCCCCTTCACCGTGCACGACAGCAACATGATGGACTACGCGATCAACGAAGCGAGCTTCGGGCTCACGATGGCCGGTTGTGACCGGTAG